DNA from Eucalyptus grandis isolate ANBG69807.140 chromosome 5, ASM1654582v1, whole genome shotgun sequence:
TGTTGCGTGTTTGTTTTACTATTTTTGTCACAACTCGCATGTTCTTAATTGAGTTTCAAACTCTTAACGAAAAATATTCATCATTGCATGTTCTGTATGTGAGATTTTTCGTTGGATTTTTACATGTTCATAGGTGACTGAAATCATGCTTGTTTTGTAGCGTTAAGGTTAAGATGAAACCTCATCATGTATGTGCTTTATCATGTCCGTTTGAGTCTATTAGAGACTAAATCTTGTGTTGATGTCTTCTTGACTTTTAAAGTACATATAACAAGGTTTGTGTGCATATGTGAATTGTCATTTACTTTATGAACACCATGCCAGAATTTATTGCCGTTGGTATCTTTTAAATTGCTGCTGTCAGGACATGGTAATTCTTCCTTACAAAGACAGCCTTCTGTTATTCAGTCAGTATCTACAGCAATTTGACCCGGATGGCAATCGAGTATGTGtttattttttgggtgaaaatagGAGTTTCGTCTCCATCTCTAGTTTCCAAAATGTTAAATCTCAAACTGTTCATTTCACATGTCAATCAAGGGCATACTGTTTATGGAAATAAAGGAAGCACATATCAGCATACGTaagttattttttgataaaGTAATGGCACTACTACTTTTACATGCCAGTAACGTGATTATTCCTGATGCACGTTATTGTCTAATTTCCATATAGCTACATACAACATTTGAGAGAGGGTGTGCACAACTTCTTCGGAACATTCATTGAAGTGCTTTGTGATAGACCACCTGGTCATGATTGGGAGCTTGAACCAGGTTTCACCTGTAGTGACTATCTGTTTGGAATGCTTCAGGTTAGTTTGCAACAAGTGCTACTAAAATTTACCTTTAAGAAGATTCTAGCAATAGCTGAAGTTCCTATGTTTATTGTTTCTGAAGTTTAAGATCTCACACTTCTCTTGGAAAGGAGACATGAGTTCAGTGGGTGATTTACTTATAGTCACTCGGTTGTTTTCTACAATTGATCTCTTTTAGATATGGTGAACTTCTATAGGGGATAGGGTTTGCTCTGTATGCCAATGATCTTGAGTTTATAACAGTCACTGTCAAAGAAGTGACCCCTAAATCAGTGGGGGCTCTTATAGCATTGTATGAGCGAGCAGTTGGGATATACACCTCACTAGTtaatattaatgcctatcatcaACCTGATAAATAGTTTACCttataattcttattaaaattaGATTATTGCTATATGTTTTGTGCTTATTGCTATTGAGAATATGTCTGGCCTCTCTTTAAGTCAAGAAACCCAATCGATCATCCAACTGGttgtcttttttcttggccCCCATGTGCGATTGAAATTCTTAGGTGTCGAAGCTGGGAAATAGGCAGCAACAGAGGTATTAGCTCTTCAGAAATGGGTGTTGACTGTACTCAACGAGGCCAGATATCTTACTAGAACAAGCTCTACTAAGATGGAAACTATAAGCTCTTGAGAAATGAGTTTCtggttcattttcttgaaattcagaTAGCTTTGTTAATTTTGCCTTGGTGTTGCATTTTTCACCTACAAGGAGCTTGTCGAGCCTCTGACTCTTGAAGAAGTAGCTGAACATTGCCATTCTCCTGAAGAGGTAATCTGCCCAATCCCTAGGCACAATTTAGCAATCCACAACTTTTGAATTTAGCTAATCCTTTTCTATGGCCTTGTGgatgcatatttaaatgatcTACAATATCATCGCTCACATGGCTGCCTACAACAGAGCAATCATTGCTGAGGGCAGTTGTGGATCGCCTAGAAGCATCAAAGTTTTCCTCGGGGAGTGTAATGTTGATGAGTTATATGCTTGATTTTCGCAGAAGTTGGGTGTCTCGCTGCGCACCTCTTCGTAAATTTTCAATAAACTGATTTTGATTGTGGTACTGAATCTTCATCAGAACGGGGGATAATTTGGGAGATGGAATTCTTTTACTGGAAGATCTTTGCCTTATTTGGCTGAAGAtctttgtctttcaaaaattttggaattctaGAGTCTGCATGTCACTTTACAATATGCTCCAGGTAAGATAATTGTGGATTCTATTGACCACCTTAATAGCTTCAGTAGCAATTGGCAATTCACTCTGCTAAATTAGCAGGCTCTTACCATGCCGCCATATGCATGGAAAAGCGTGAAGCTGTCAAAGTTAAGATATGAGTTTTCACTGTACATTCTAAGGATAAAGCAGGTCTGTGCGGATTAGTTGGACCAAATAATTATTGTAGAGGCCAGAATTTTTAAGTGTTTGCTATTACTTGCCGGCAAAGGGCCCACTCCATTGAAGTTAACTATGAGGAAAACAATACCATATGTGAGAGATGAACTTTTTTCTGGACCCAGTGCTGTTGGAATCAGTGACTTGATTTGAGGATTCATTATTTGTGTTCTGTGGTAACATTTATGGCTATGCTATGTGGTAAAAGTTTCCACCAAGAATCTCAGTAGTATGGATGTTAGCATCAAATCCATAGTCATTTGATGTTCTTGATCCActtaaaaataggaaaaaagaaagtattGGTTGATGGAAAATTTTATAGGAGTGGTATAATCTGCGCTCTTTGTGACCTTGAATGGTTAAGTGTGCTGTCTCTTATACAAGCACCATATCAcaaattaattactgaaatttgAAACGGTTATTGCATTAATCatgcagaagaaaaagaacttaTCCAAGAACATCATACGGCTCAAGTGACCCATGCActtgggagaaaatattggatacTACTAAATTGTTGTCTTTTTAGATCATCCTCATTTGCCACGAACGTCTCTATCTTGAATGAGTTTTATGTTTAGGTTATCACTAGATAATATTAGGATGTAATCTTGCATTTCGTGTGCAATGATGCAATATCATAACCTAATGAAAAAACTGGAAATtgatacttttttttaaaaagtgcttGTGAAGATTTCTCCCTATTGAGTTCATAGCAATGGATGTTAAGGTGCAGTTTGCATCCAAAAATTTACTTGGTCAATTTGCAATAGCAATGGAAATCCCTCACCTCCTCCAATGTCTCCAACAACTTACTGGTAATCCTTTGCACTTCAGGATATTCGGATGATCTTGCCACCCTTGTATCCTTACACCAATTGTAGAATGCAATCAACTCATCAATTTACTGAGCAGCACTAGCATAAACATCGAAAGCCTTGACACAATCCTAGTACTCCATATCGAAAAACTTATCAAGCAAAACAGCCAAAACCTCACAGATATCAGCATATACCTAAAAACTCTCCTTCACAATAGTGTGCAATGCAACTAAGATCAAGTTGCTATTCTTCGCCAGACAAGTGGGCCTACACACCAAGAACTAGTCCAATAGCCTTTGCAAGTGGCCCATTTTGTCTAAAATCCTTTCTTGCTTCATTTCCCTCAGTGGAGTCACTACCCTTCtatcttctttcccttctttcacAGCCACACCACCGCTCATATCCCCATATGACCTTGACCTTCTCATCCCCCCAAAATTACCATATTCTCCTCTATAATCACCATAATCATAATCATTCCCGTGGTGGGGACCGAAAATCATCTCGATTCCCATACCTATCCTCATTGTAAACACTACCACCACCATTAACACTTCCACTAGGACCGCCGCCGCTCTTTCTATCAAACAGAATCGACTCGAGTTGCTGACCCAAATACATAGCATAAGTCCGCGCAAAAGCCAAGTGGTTCCATGAACTCGAGTGAGCCTCATCTCTAAAATCAGACAAATTCAACAACCTAGCACCATGCCCGGTCGCATACGTTATCTCCTCGCGAAAAATTGGGTCTCCATCATTCAACAAACGATGGATGACTATTAGGGATTTGAGAGCCACAACGTAGTCGTGGGTCTTGCTCAGTCGCTTCGAAAGCGCAGAAACACACGCAAGAACGTATCCGCACGAGTATGAAGCCAAATTCAAGGTCCGACGAATGTATTTCTCATCCACAGGATCATCATCGTCGCTCGTGGCTTTCACGATATCTACTTTGGCCTCTTGCGCCATGTTGCCCGCGACCTTCGCGAGGTCGATGCTTGTGTGGTCCTTGACAGCCCCCAGCATTTTGCGGATCGTGCTTGAGACATCTTCACCGTCACCCTTGCCTACCAAAACCGCACAAGTCATCGAAACTAGTCACGC
Protein-coding regions in this window:
- the LOC104445807 gene encoding glucose-6-phosphate isomerase 1, chloroplastic-like isoform X2 produces the protein MAIDYIQHLREGVHNFFGTFIEVLCDRPPGHDWELEPGFTCSDYLFGMLQELVEPLTLEEVAEHCHSPEEIIAHMAAYNRAIIAEGSCGSPRSIKVFLGECNVDELYA
- the LOC104445807 gene encoding glucose-6-phosphate isomerase 1, chloroplastic-like isoform X1; the protein is MLNLKLFISHVNQGHTVYGNKGSTYQHTYIQHLREGVHNFFGTFIEVLCDRPPGHDWELEPGFTCSDYLFGMLQELVEPLTLEEVAEHCHSPEEIIAHMAAYNRAIIAEGSCGSPRSIKVFLGECNVDELYA
- the LOC104447710 gene encoding putative clathrin assembly protein At2g25430 isoform X2, with the translated sequence MLGAVKDHTSIDLAKVAGNMAQEAKVDIVKATSDDDDPVDEKYIRRTLNLASYSCGYVLACVSALSKRLSKTHDYVVALKSLIVIHRLLNDGDPIFREEITYATGHGARLLNLSDFRDEAHSSSWNHLAFARTYAMYLGQQLESILFDRKSGGGPSGSVNGGGSVYNEDRYGNRDDFRSPPRE
- the LOC104447710 gene encoding putative clathrin assembly protein At2g25430 isoform X1 produces the protein MTCAVLVGKGDGEDVSSTIRKMLGAVKDHTSIDLAKVAGNMAQEAKVDIVKATSDDDDPVDEKYIRRTLNLASYSCGYVLACVSALSKRLSKTHDYVVALKSLIVIHRLLNDGDPIFREEITYATGHGARLLNLSDFRDEAHSSSWNHLAFARTYAMYLGQQLESILFDRKSGGGPSGSVNGGGSVYNEDRYGNRDDFRSPPRE